A stretch of the Mycobacterium shigaense genome encodes the following:
- a CDS encoding biotin/lipoyl-containing protein, giving the protein MADFIIRIPRVSVAVAEAELTDLLVDAGEHVEAGTPIYVIATEKVEQEIEAGASGTVQWTGQVGTTYDIGAEIGVITS; this is encoded by the coding sequence ATGGCTGATTTCATTATTCGCATTCCCCGGGTGTCGGTGGCCGTCGCCGAGGCCGAACTGACCGACCTGCTCGTCGATGCCGGCGAACACGTAGAGGCGGGCACACCGATCTACGTCATCGCCACCGAGAAGGTCGAACAGGAAATCGAGGCCGGGGCGTCTGGGACCGTGCAATGGACGGGGCAGGTCGGGACGACCTACGACATCGGCGCCGAAATCGGCGTCATCACGTCATGA
- a CDS encoding mycofactocin-coupled SDR family oxidoreductase has translation MGRVTGKVAVVSGAARGQGRSHARMLAAEGADIIAVDLCADIETNEYPLARPEDLDETARLVEKEGQRAVTAIADVRDRVALSTAIDQGVAELGHLDVVVANAGICPLTAGLPPQAFADAVDVDLLGVLNLVHAGLKHLQAGASIIVIGSNAAFMSSMNTTGIDGGPGGAGYAFAKLAAAHYVNDFALALARFSIRMNAIHPTNVNTDMLHSAPMYRAFRPDLKNPTREDAEPVFPLVQAMPIPYVEPEDISEAVLFLASDAARYITGQQLRVDGGGFLKVKPWPGA, from the coding sequence ATGGGCAGGGTGACGGGCAAAGTGGCCGTTGTCAGCGGCGCCGCACGCGGTCAGGGACGTTCGCACGCGCGGATGCTGGCGGCCGAGGGTGCCGACATCATCGCGGTGGATCTGTGCGCGGACATCGAAACCAACGAGTACCCCCTGGCCCGGCCCGAAGACCTCGACGAGACGGCGCGACTGGTCGAGAAGGAGGGGCAACGCGCGGTCACCGCGATTGCGGACGTGCGCGACCGGGTGGCCCTGTCGACCGCGATCGACCAGGGGGTCGCCGAGTTGGGGCATCTGGACGTCGTCGTCGCCAACGCCGGCATCTGCCCGCTGACGGCGGGTCTGCCCCCACAGGCGTTCGCCGACGCGGTGGACGTCGACCTGCTGGGGGTGCTCAATCTCGTCCACGCCGGCCTCAAGCACCTGCAGGCCGGGGCGTCGATCATCGTGATCGGTTCCAATGCGGCTTTCATGTCGTCGATGAACACGACCGGGATCGACGGCGGCCCGGGCGGAGCCGGATACGCTTTCGCGAAACTGGCTGCCGCGCATTACGTCAACGACTTTGCGCTGGCGCTGGCCCGGTTCTCCATCCGGATGAATGCGATACACCCGACGAACGTCAACACCGACATGTTGCACAGCGCCCCGATGTACCGGGCGTTCCGGCCGGACCTGAAGAATCCGACCCGCGAGGACGCCGAACCGGTTTTCCCGTTGGTCCAGGCGATGCCGATCCCCTACGTTGAACCCGAGGACATCAGCGAAGCGGTGCTCTTCCTCGCCTCGGACGCGGCGCGCTACATCACCGGACAGCAGTTGCGGGTCGATGGCGGCGGCTTCCTCAAGGTCAAGCCCTGGCCGGGCGCATGA
- a CDS encoding enoyl-CoA hydratase-related protein produces the protein MDLNETRERIIYQKDGPIAKITLNWPEKANAQDQKLAEEVDVALQDADRDYDIKVLVLKANGKGFCSGHAIGNNAVDYPSFVENALVTGHPWKAQSDLFVKPTLNLWEFSKPTIAQVHGYCVGGGTHMGLTTDIVIAAEDAYFSYPPLQGFGMPSGECSIEPWVFMNWRRAAYYLFTAEVIDAKKALEVGLVNEVVKREDLDTRVDAIARHIAQAPLTTLMLTKANLKRAWELMGMRVHWQSSNDLVALASISKDVQQLIQTVFKDKVLPSEHARRQAAAAAQTDGAAAT, from the coding sequence ATGGACCTCAACGAGACTCGCGAACGCATAATCTACCAGAAGGATGGTCCGATCGCGAAGATCACGCTCAACTGGCCGGAGAAGGCCAACGCGCAGGACCAGAAGCTGGCCGAGGAAGTCGATGTCGCGCTGCAGGACGCCGACCGCGACTACGACATCAAAGTGCTGGTGCTCAAAGCCAACGGCAAGGGCTTCTGCTCGGGACACGCGATCGGCAATAACGCCGTCGACTACCCGTCTTTCGTCGAGAACGCACTGGTGACCGGGCACCCGTGGAAGGCGCAGTCGGATCTTTTCGTCAAGCCGACGCTGAACCTGTGGGAGTTCTCCAAGCCGACGATCGCCCAGGTGCACGGCTACTGCGTGGGCGGCGGCACTCACATGGGCCTGACCACCGACATCGTCATCGCCGCCGAGGACGCCTACTTCTCCTATCCGCCGTTGCAGGGATTCGGCATGCCGTCGGGCGAGTGTTCCATTGAGCCTTGGGTGTTCATGAACTGGCGCCGCGCCGCCTACTACCTGTTCACCGCCGAGGTCATCGATGCCAAGAAGGCGCTGGAGGTCGGACTGGTCAACGAGGTCGTCAAGCGGGAGGATCTGGATACCCGGGTCGACGCCATCGCGCGGCACATCGCCCAGGCGCCGTTGACGACGCTGATGCTCACCAAGGCCAACCTGAAACGGGCCTGGGAGCTGATGGGTATGCGCGTGCACTGGCAGAGCTCGAACGATCTCGTCGCGCTCGCCTCGATCAGCAAGGATGTGCAGCAGCTGATTCAGACGGTCTTCAAGGACAAGGTGCTGCCGTCCGAGCACGCCCGGAGGCAGGCAGCGGCGGCCGCCCAAACCGACGGCGCCGCAGCGACTTAG
- a CDS encoding alpha-ketoacid dehydrogenase subunit beta, with protein MDEKEMTMREALNLALDQAMQADDRVFLLGEDIADPGASGPTAGLSTKYGHDRVLDTPISEAAIVGAAIGAAIDGLRPVAEIMIMDFIGIAADQLINNAAKLRFMTAGRTTAPITIRTQVYAGLATGATHSQSLEAWFMHIPGMKVIVPATPRDGKGLLTAAIRDEDPCLFVETIRLQSKKGLVPVDPDFSIPLGQADIKRPGTDVSVISYGRSVHDALAAAATLAEQGVSAEVVDLRTLVPLDVETIVESAGRTSRVVIVHDAVQFAGPGAEIAAILQAELFGELAAPVERVGARFVPNPAAAALEAQVYPSPARIVEAAGRTLDRAKVHG; from the coding sequence ATGGACGAAAAAGAGATGACGATGCGCGAGGCGCTGAACCTCGCGCTCGATCAGGCCATGCAGGCCGACGATCGGGTCTTCCTGCTCGGCGAGGACATCGCCGATCCCGGGGCATCCGGCCCCACCGCGGGGCTGTCGACGAAGTATGGACACGACCGCGTACTCGACACCCCGATCTCGGAGGCCGCCATCGTCGGCGCGGCGATCGGCGCGGCGATCGACGGCCTGCGGCCGGTCGCCGAGATCATGATCATGGACTTCATCGGCATCGCGGCCGATCAGCTGATCAACAACGCCGCCAAGCTGCGGTTCATGACCGCCGGGCGCACGACGGCGCCGATCACGATCCGGACCCAGGTCTACGCCGGGCTGGCCACCGGGGCCACGCACTCGCAGAGCCTCGAGGCGTGGTTCATGCACATCCCCGGGATGAAGGTCATCGTGCCGGCCACTCCGCGCGACGGGAAAGGACTGTTGACCGCCGCGATCCGCGACGAGGATCCGTGCCTGTTCGTCGAGACGATCCGCCTGCAAAGCAAGAAGGGGCTTGTGCCGGTCGACCCGGATTTCTCAATTCCGTTGGGGCAGGCCGATATCAAACGCCCCGGCACCGACGTGAGTGTGATCAGCTACGGGCGCAGCGTGCACGACGCGCTTGCCGCTGCGGCCACCCTGGCCGAGCAGGGTGTCAGCGCCGAGGTCGTCGATCTGCGCACCCTGGTGCCGCTGGACGTCGAAACCATCGTCGAGTCCGCCGGCCGCACCAGCCGCGTCGTGATCGTGCATGACGCGGTGCAATTCGCCGGACCGGGAGCCGAGATCGCCGCGATCCTGCAAGCCGAATTGTTCGGCGAGCTTGCCGCGCCCGTTGAACGGGTCGGTGCCCGCTTCGTCCCCAATCCGGCGGCCGCCGCGCTCGAGGCGCAGGTTTACCCGTCGCCGGCCCGCATCGTCGAAGCAGCGGGTCGGACCTTGGATCGGGCGAAAGTCCATGGCTGA
- a CDS encoding CaiB/BaiF CoA transferase family protein, with the protein MSGVLHGVRVVELASWTYVPSAGAALADWGADVIKVEGVAFGDPGRALVVGGFTREAARPDADFILELGNRGKRSIAVDVKSEVGRALFGRLLASADVFLTNWLPGALERARLTVEDIRAFNPNIIIGRGTGLGVRGPDRDRGGFDAATYLARGGVAYTLTPFGIDTPAVQGPAFGDLQGGATLAGGVCAALFHRERTGEPTVVDSSLLAQAMWSIAPSISAADFFDIDGIPGAPPGLAINPLVNRYKTKDGRWIQLVFLQPDKFWAGFCKRIGLGELATDERFVPSSNLIANAATATEIVANAFAGHDLAHWQKVLADEPGVWGALATPRETLNDPQVEPNGYVVTNTDDHGEKYRLVAAPVQFNETPPDPARAPEHGQHTEEILLELGVKWDDIAKAKDLNAIL; encoded by the coding sequence ATGTCAGGGGTGCTGCATGGAGTCCGGGTGGTCGAGTTGGCTTCGTGGACCTACGTCCCGTCGGCGGGGGCGGCATTGGCCGATTGGGGCGCCGACGTCATCAAGGTGGAGGGTGTCGCCTTCGGCGACCCCGGCCGGGCCCTGGTCGTCGGTGGATTCACCCGCGAAGCCGCCCGCCCGGACGCCGACTTCATCCTCGAGTTGGGCAATCGCGGCAAGCGCAGCATCGCGGTCGACGTGAAATCCGAAGTCGGTCGCGCCTTGTTCGGCCGGCTGTTGGCCAGCGCCGACGTCTTCCTCACCAACTGGTTGCCGGGCGCTCTCGAGCGGGCCCGGCTGACGGTGGAGGACATCCGCGCGTTCAACCCGAATATCATCATCGGCCGCGGCACCGGGCTGGGGGTGCGCGGGCCCGACCGCGATCGCGGCGGGTTCGACGCCGCCACGTATTTGGCGCGCGGCGGGGTCGCCTACACGCTGACCCCGTTCGGTATCGATACGCCTGCCGTCCAAGGGCCGGCATTCGGTGACTTGCAGGGCGGGGCGACGCTGGCCGGCGGCGTATGCGCGGCGCTGTTCCACCGGGAACGCACCGGCGAGCCGACCGTCGTGGACTCCTCGCTGCTGGCGCAGGCGATGTGGTCCATCGCGCCGTCGATCTCGGCGGCCGATTTCTTCGATATCGACGGCATCCCCGGCGCACCACCCGGTTTGGCCATCAACCCGCTGGTGAACCGGTATAAGACCAAAGACGGTCGATGGATCCAGCTGGTGTTCCTACAGCCGGACAAATTCTGGGCCGGCTTCTGCAAGCGAATAGGGCTGGGCGAGCTGGCCACCGACGAGCGGTTCGTCCCGTCGAGCAACCTGATAGCCAACGCGGCCACGGCCACCGAAATCGTGGCGAATGCCTTCGCCGGCCACGACCTGGCGCACTGGCAAAAGGTGCTCGCCGATGAACCCGGCGTGTGGGGCGCCCTGGCGACACCGCGAGAGACCCTGAACGATCCGCAAGTAGAACCGAATGGATATGTGGTGACGAACACCGATGACCACGGCGAGAAATATCGGCTCGTCGCGGCGCCCGTCCAATTCAACGAGACACCACCGGATCCGGCCCGCGCACCGGAGCATGGCCAGCACACCGAGGAGATCCTGCTCGAGCTCGGCGTCAAATGGGACGACATCGCAAAAGCCAAGGATCTCAATGCGATCCTCTGA
- a CDS encoding ANTAR domain-containing protein has product MMANWVPAQTLCGPGSGRILDTARGILIGLRRCRSDAALDELHTAAMRHRVPVFAMAWALVHLAGQGEKTSSFAEAQSAARHEWGQLFGRPATATC; this is encoded by the coding sequence ATGATGGCGAACTGGGTTCCCGCGCAGACTTTGTGCGGTCCCGGCTCGGGCCGCATCCTGGACACTGCGCGGGGGATTCTCATCGGGCTTCGCCGCTGCCGTTCGGACGCGGCTCTCGACGAATTGCACACCGCGGCAATGCGACACAGGGTCCCGGTATTCGCCATGGCGTGGGCACTGGTCCACCTCGCGGGCCAGGGTGAGAAGACCTCCAGTTTCGCCGAGGCTCAGTCCGCGGCGCGCCACGAATGGGGTCAGTTGTTCGGGCGACCGGCCACGGCCACCTGCTGA
- a CDS encoding thiamine pyrophosphate-dependent dehydrogenase E1 component subunit alpha — translation MVLMKAADDRLSAGIGTGEFMCVYWPSRGQEAIAAAMGTALRPDDQLVTTYRGLHDLIGKGVPLEEIYGEMMGRVVGASGGKGGTMHIANPVKGVMFSTGIVGAGPPVAVELAMAARRKGLDRVTVVSFGDGATNTGSFHEAANMAALWDLPMVFVCQNNLYAEMTPTGDTMKLERVADRAAGYGMPGLRVDGNDPLVVKSALDDALRRARAGAGPTFLECVTFRFRGHYFGDRMPYMPKDQLTAALAADPVPRFRNRLANTGICSRDELDSIERGALDAVETALRTVLSADTPAVEELSRDVYATPIGYPV, via the coding sequence ATGGTGCTGATGAAGGCGGCCGATGACCGGCTTTCGGCGGGCATCGGCACCGGCGAATTCATGTGCGTGTACTGGCCGTCGCGCGGGCAGGAGGCCATCGCCGCCGCGATGGGGACCGCGCTGCGGCCGGACGACCAGCTGGTGACGACTTACCGCGGGCTACACGATCTGATCGGCAAGGGGGTGCCGCTCGAGGAGATCTACGGCGAGATGATGGGCCGCGTCGTCGGCGCCAGCGGAGGCAAGGGCGGCACCATGCACATCGCCAATCCCGTTAAGGGCGTGATGTTTTCGACCGGCATCGTCGGCGCGGGGCCACCGGTGGCCGTCGAACTGGCGATGGCCGCCAGACGCAAGGGCCTCGATCGGGTCACGGTGGTCAGCTTCGGCGACGGCGCGACCAACACCGGCTCCTTCCACGAAGCGGCCAACATGGCAGCGCTGTGGGATCTGCCGATGGTGTTCGTGTGCCAGAACAATCTCTACGCCGAGATGACACCCACCGGCGACACCATGAAGCTCGAACGCGTCGCCGACCGCGCGGCGGGATACGGTATGCCCGGCCTTCGTGTCGACGGCAACGATCCGCTGGTCGTGAAGTCCGCACTCGACGACGCACTGCGGCGGGCGCGCGCGGGCGCGGGCCCGACCTTCCTCGAGTGCGTCACCTTCCGATTCCGCGGCCACTACTTCGGTGACCGGATGCCCTATATGCCCAAGGATCAGTTGACCGCGGCGCTGGCGGCCGATCCCGTGCCGAGGTTCCGTAACCGGCTCGCCAACACCGGGATCTGCAGCCGGGACGAACTCGACTCTATCGAGCGGGGCGCCCTGGACGCGGTGGAGACGGCGTTGCGCACGGTGCTGAGCGCCGACACCCCAGCGGTCGAGGAACTCAGCCGCGACGTATACGCCACCCCGATCGGATATCCGGTGTGA
- a CDS encoding wax ester/triacylglycerol synthase domain-containing protein, whose amino-acid sequence MATFMRNSDAFTWAMESDPRLRSTVVSIVLLDRSPDWDQVRERFDLISRELPMFRQRVVSLPGAAPPRWEHVQDFDLDYHIRRTVCPGAGTLADVLEIARVAEMQDFDRARALWEVTLIDGVKDGGAAMICKFHHALTDGIGGIQIAMKLFHLAEQLYGHEPLPPEPQGSRSSLLGGYREIWGYETKLLGASLAGAVRAAPRLLFDSVRRPVATARSAAATTASVYRTIRPIARTGSPLATERGLIRRLGVYEVPMPRLREAAHRCGGALNDAFVAGVAGGLRRYHEEHGVPIGDLHLSMPISLRTPADGVGGNRITLMRFDVPVGEADPAARVKAIHQRTGAVRDERSLPYTQLIAGALNLMPRWYIGSVLSHVDFLASDVPGVPVPVFLGGAAVRAQYAFGPTIGAAVNVTMLTYVETCALGINVDTVAIPDFDVFYDALVAGFGEILSLAG is encoded by the coding sequence ATGGCCACGTTCATGCGCAACAGCGACGCCTTCACCTGGGCGATGGAAAGTGATCCACGGCTGCGATCAACCGTCGTCAGCATCGTGTTGCTGGATCGATCCCCGGACTGGGATCAAGTACGCGAACGATTCGACCTGATCAGCCGGGAACTGCCGATGTTTCGGCAGCGGGTGGTGTCGTTGCCGGGGGCCGCCCCGCCGCGCTGGGAACACGTTCAGGACTTCGACCTCGACTACCACATCCGGCGCACCGTCTGCCCCGGGGCCGGCACGCTCGCCGACGTCCTCGAGATCGCCCGGGTGGCCGAGATGCAGGACTTCGACCGGGCCCGGGCGCTGTGGGAGGTCACGCTGATCGATGGCGTGAAAGACGGCGGTGCGGCGATGATCTGCAAATTCCACCACGCGCTCACCGATGGAATCGGCGGCATCCAGATCGCGATGAAGCTGTTCCACCTTGCCGAGCAGCTCTATGGGCATGAACCGTTGCCGCCCGAGCCGCAAGGTTCCAGATCATCGTTGCTCGGGGGTTACCGCGAAATCTGGGGTTACGAAACCAAGCTGCTTGGTGCGAGCTTGGCGGGGGCGGTCCGGGCGGCACCCCGCCTGCTGTTCGACAGTGTTCGCCGGCCGGTTGCGACGGCCCGATCGGCCGCGGCCACCACCGCGTCGGTCTACCGAACGATCCGGCCGATAGCGCGGACGGGGTCTCCGCTGGCGACCGAGCGCGGGCTGATCCGGCGTCTCGGTGTGTACGAGGTCCCGATGCCGCGATTGCGGGAAGCCGCGCATCGGTGCGGCGGCGCGCTGAACGACGCGTTTGTCGCCGGGGTGGCCGGCGGGCTACGCCGATACCACGAGGAACACGGAGTCCCGATCGGCGATCTGCACCTGTCCATGCCGATCAGCCTGCGGACACCGGCCGATGGCGTGGGAGGTAATCGGATCACGCTGATGCGGTTCGATGTCCCCGTGGGCGAGGCCGACCCGGCCGCCCGCGTCAAGGCGATACACCAGCGCACCGGCGCGGTGCGCGACGAAAGATCGCTGCCTTACACACAATTGATCGCCGGCGCCCTGAATCTGATGCCACGGTGGTACATCGGTTCGGTGCTGAGCCACGTCGATTTCCTGGCCAGCGATGTGCCGGGTGTTCCGGTGCCGGTCTTCCTGGGCGGCGCGGCGGTGCGCGCGCAATACGCGTTCGGCCCGACCATCGGCGCGGCCGTCAATGTCACGATGCTGACCTATGTCGAAACCTGCGCGCTGGGCATCAACGTCGATACGGTCGCGATACCCGATTTCGACGTCTTTTACGACGCTCTCGTTGCCGGATTCGGCGAGATATTGTCGCTGGCAGGTTAA